A genomic segment from Paralichthys olivaceus isolate ysfri-2021 chromosome 22, ASM2471397v2, whole genome shotgun sequence encodes:
- the ank2b gene encoding ankyrin-2b isoform X19 gives MGNTAMCKVCGSDKGLRTTGSQSNLDQNAAPEYYCEEHYPVQPPLTVSDSNTSFLRAARAGNIDKVLEYLKGGVDISTCNQNGLNALHLAAKEGHVDLVQELLDRGAAVDSATKKGNTALHIASLAGQAEVVKILIKRGADINSQSQNGFTPLYMAAQENHLDVVRYLLENGGNQSTATEDGFTPLAIALQQGHNQVVSVLLENDTKGKVRLPALHIAARKDDTKSAALLLQNDHNADVQSKMMVNRTTESGFTPLHIAAHYGNVNVATLLLNRGAAVDFTARNGITPLHVASKRGNTNMVRLLLDRGSQIDAKTRDGLTPLHCAARSGHDTAVEVLLERGAPLLARTKNGLSPLHMAAQGDHVECVKHLLQHKAPVDDVTLDYLTALHVAAHCGHYRVTKLLLDKRANPNARALNGFTPLHIACKKNRVKVMELLVKYGASIQAITESGLTPIHVAAFMGHLNIVLLLLQNGASPDVSNIRGETALHMAARAGQVEVVRCLLRNGAMVDARAREDQTPLHIASRLGKTEIVQLLLQHMAHPDAATTNGYTPLHISAREGQVETASVLLEAGASHSLATKKGFTPLHVASKYGSLDVTKLLLQRHAPPDSAGKNGLTPLHVAAHYDNQKVALLLLDKGASPLTMAKNGYTPLHIAAKKNQMEIATVLLQYGAETSILTKQGVTPLHLASQEGHADMAALLMSKGAQVNVPTKSGLTALHLAAQEDKVTVAEILAKNGANLDQQTKLGYTPLIVACHYGNVKMVNFLLQNGAGVNAKTKNGYTPLHQAAQQGNTHIINVLLQHGAKPNAITVNGNTALGIARRLGYISVVDTLRVVTEEIITTTTTVTEKHKLNVPETMTEVLDVSDEEALKSIDDDDMSDDLMDIGGDDTMTGDGGEYLRAEDLRELGDDSLPGQYLDGMNYLRFSLEGGRTDSSDRSFTPTHQSYYSPKHEGMMEEMLTSHQVSSLARENDRDSYRLSWGTENLDNVALSSSPIHSGRSSPCHDHGDHSSFLVSFMVDARGGAMRGCRHNGLRIIIPPRKCSAPTRVTCRLVKRHRLATMPPMVEGEGLASRLIEVGPSGAQFLGKLHLPTAPPPLNEGESLVSRILQLGPPGTKFLGPVIVEIPHFAALRGKERELVILRSETGESWKEHHCEHTQEELNQILNGMDEELDTPEELERKRLCRIISRDFPQYFAVVSRIKQDSNLIGPEGGILSSTVVPQVQAVFPEGALTKRIRVGLQAQPVNIDVVRKNLGNKATFSPIVTLEPRRRKFHKPITMTIPVPKSNSDPVLNGFGGDTPTLRLLCSITGGTTPAQWEDITGTTPLTFINDCVSFTTNVSARFWLIDCRQLQESVNFSTQVYREIICVPYMAKFVIFAKTHDPIEARLRCFCMTDDKIDKTLEQQENFTEVARSRDVEVLEGKPIYADCFGNLVPLTKSGQHHLFSFFAFKENRLALFIKIRDNTQEPCGRLSFMKEPRNYRSLTQNAICNLNITLPSYCKESDSDQEQEDETSRTQEKYEERETSVLKSELIREPDLLSDVSEMKQDLIKMTAILTADSTEKSPSLGGCGLEKGTEDISGEPLEIMEKDLEKVKEDLEKVSEILRSGTYEGEVAEEATKAARMSEEWVLLSDSEIEEAKKMAAIEIQEPVLRESRSNRGAPRPKAIKDSGDLKEYLLDAPVNSKVKAKKEPAIQETFTDVVLQKVAKTTTPTKVQVKTTAADVKKPIRRKGKDQGQAEESTEAGGLLSVSTIPAPVSPVSPVVEETPIGSIKDKVKALQQKVEAEQKSKKVTGSKPSQLPVMGKSSPKAKESPKLDPPKSPKSETEKLEETMSVKELMQAFQTGQDPSKRKTGLFELKTSTASRSEKTTKSETIQSKSTTKAITSRVSQEREVSLDSKPRKKETTKQDKSVDPAHSELTETVDFGNCGLDDSSDSSKHEGVADSLSASSGDGTHLSSEDSYKHEGLATPGTSPESLCPSPKSGQHATPSPVTTTVKTLSKDTEKSGDSGLGATGEQLSTELSLPVSSSEAPDDHTTSESTSVRRSESKPSKPQKLTKRISETVETFLSDDESPDHRLELALIGSPASRSLSQRQESLELPLIQDSDALSPLADDSLTISHRDSLEGSPLMEENSSHKSPDSIEPSPTKESPPHDSLESSPVEQKSHPIFPSTLGPPSKSSSHPEPSKTTESPHDALRGRLLRDHETSADDDSCEQTSQMTSSGKSPLSPDTPSSEEVSYEVNSKPPDHTFLSVPSNPAVIPEEEEDTSDSYETKRKITPEEEMFKMAAKIKTFDEMEQDAKSKNKSRKDLFSSADAKIGDDSYETLEPTSEKLSQSECWLDKPPEDSKLALFVDPHIKVKPPSPFSAGLHDGSHSKEVKNTTTTSVTSEGPHSVSDQHHSNTKTQTNEQRLSPSVKCDADKKAAGTSNTENRTDEQKEECLRKSTECKGDNKNGQELGASRQLTGTQKPGNNITDEVKGDHREHTTAPEAGLGPTVAAGQTKELFKPEVCIYDDTEEEDEALEPPRTESKGVTAKADTDSWSAMREDDATFAARVKEEEQKILNLVVDRQSLQATPDTTPGRTPTEESTPTSEPNPFLFQEGKLFEMTRSGAIDMTKRSYEEEGGGFAFFQLGEPPLEEPLLEEARQEGNRSAAEPEVGLNLILEVKTEEDEKSKESSDSQLQSPPQGDQTGSKADASKSKIPKMGISASAKPTKKDQTSPEGLDIKTDKNINEGSLDVDSSFSDQMITNVQTAETTVTRSVYSEQGQESSDSSPEEPQSVIEAPKPTGKSKQSASSSVKKTPGKTQAKSAPQGRGNTSNTTSSSTSLKKEASFTSESKSKIPIKASTIKPDSTVKRVESTQDKKLKVPVKKDTRRKSETDAGPSVDVKTKTTSSKAKSFCEGESTTTKKPKGFQSRLPVRGKSGQSSHSPAPTKEKSTPRKKSIEFFEEISDEAAKLVARLAQAEKEKEQEAAAANSDDESSLIDPSIIEKETFSEMQFPPSGDVFPIRPLWDDPVETQMQRIPDDKVQSQVDPHDEAERKEQRLAIIADHLGFSWTELAREVEFSEERINLIRIENPNSLQDQSHALLKLWAEREGKHATEATLIKRLTKINRMDIVHLIETKIIKSTQEETSSHTYAEIERTIALDHSEGFSALHEDIDSPRPGRRTETTSRSPGSGQEVPMVSAEDLSPSFSSLHETDSTATGLRNTQKEKLQKEMEIKYSSQRIYEEMKDSVHTGGFKQADDLPDIPAQTVTEEKYTDEHGNMVVKKITRKVVRKYVSADGMETQEVTIEGSRQETVQIEEGDTVSRVVKRTVLHSEGDQKELTLSEPLASGAATASEFEMEPVQGRKVSKVVKTTMVKGKRMEKQTGDPSLAADLPSAREDFEKKPHA, from the exons AATGGTCTTAACGCACTGCATCTGGCAGCCAAGGAGGGCCATGTGGATCTGGTCCAGGAACTGCTGGACAGAGGTGCAGCGGTCGATTCAGCCACAAAG AAAGGAAACACAGCGCTTCACATAGCCTCTCTAGCTGGTCAGGCTGAAGTCGTGAAGATCCTGATCAAACGAGGAGCGGACATCAACTCACAGTCTCAG AATGGATTCACTCCCTTGTACATGGCCGCTCAGGAGAATCACCTAGATGTGGTGCGCTACCTTCTGGAAAATGGAGGCAACCAGAGCACTGCTACCGAG GATGGCTTCACCCCTCTGGCCATCGCTCTCCAGCAGGGCCACAACCAGGTGGTTTCCGTCTTACTGGAGAACGATACTAAAGGCAAGGTCCGCCTGCCTGCATTGCATATTGCTGCACGCAAGGACGACACCAAGTCGGCCGCCCTGCTCCTCCAGAACGACCACAACGCCGATGTCCAGTCCAAG ATGATGGTCAATAGGACTACTGAG AGTGGATTCACCCCCCTGCATATCGCCGCCCACTATGGGAACGTCAATGTGGCCACGCTCCTGCTGAACCGAGGGGCAGCAGTGGACTTCACTGCGAgg AATGGGATTACTCCACTGCATGTGGCCTCCAAGCGTGGCAACACTAACATGGTTCGTCTGTTATTGGACCGTGGGTCTCAGATTGATGCTAAAACAAGG GATGGTCTCACTCCCCTCCACTGTGCGGCTCGGAGTGGACATGATACAGCTGTGGAGGTGCTGCTGGAGAGAGGAGCTCCCTTATTGGCCAGGACAAAG AACGGACTGTCTCCTCTCCACATGGCAGCGCAAGGCGATCACGTCGAATGCGTCAAACATCTTCTGCAGCACAAGGCGCCTGTTGATGATGTCACATTGGACTACCTGACGGCGCTCCATGTGGCGGCACACTGTGGTCATTACAGAGTCACCAAACTGCTGCTGGACAAGAGGGCCAACCCCAACGCCAGGGCTCTG AATGGCTTCACTCCGCTGCACATAGCCTGTAAGAAAAACCGCGTAAAGGTGATGGAGCTGCTGGTCAAGTATGGAGCCTCTATCCAGGCCATCACAGAG TCCGGTTTGACTCCCATCCACGTCGCGGCCTTCATGGGTCACCTGAACAtcgttctgctgctgctgcagaacggAGCTTCACCGGACGTCAGCAACATT CGTGGAGAAACAGCGTTGCACATGGCAGCCAGGGCAGGTCAGGTGGAGGTGGTTCGATGTTTGCTGAGGAACGGAGCGATGGTGGACGCCAGAGCTCGG GAGGACCAGACTCCCCTCCATATTGCATCCCGTCTGGGAAAAACTGAGATagtccagctgctgctccagcacATGGCCCATCCTGATGCTGCCACAACCAACGGCTACACCCCCCTCCACATCTCCGCCAGGGAGGGGCAGGTGGAGACGGCCTCTGTGCTGCTAGAGGCTGGTGCTTCTCATTCACTGGCCACTAAG AAAGGTTTCACCCCCCTGCATGTGGCCTCCAAGTACGGAAGCCTGGACGTGACCAAACTTCTGCTCCAGCGTCACGCTCCACCTGATTCTGCTGGAAAG AACGGCCTCACCCCGCTCCATGTGGCCGCACATTACGATAACCAAAAGGTTGCACTCCTGCTTTTGGACAAAGGAGCGTCCCCCCTCACAATGGCCAAG AACGGCTACACTCCTCTCCACATCGCCGCCAAGAAGAACCAGATGGAAATCGCTACAGTTCTGCTGCAGTATGGAGCCGAGACCAGCATCCTGACCAAGCAGGGCGTCACCCCGCTCCATCTGGCCTCCCAGGAGGGCCACGCCGACATGGCTGCCTTGCTCATGAGCAAGGGGGCCCAGGTCAACGTTCCCACCAAG AGCGGCCTGACTGCCCTCCATCTGGCAGCCCAGGAAGACAAAGTGACTGTTGCAGAGATCCTCGCCAAAAACGGCGCCAACCTCGACCAGCAGACCAAA TTGGGATACACTCCACTAATTGTAGCATGTCACTATGGTAACGTCAAGATGGTCAACTTCCTGCTACAGAATGGAGCCGGTGTCAACGCCAAGACCAAG AATGGATACACTCCCCTTCACCAGGCTGCCCAGCAaggcaacacacacatcattaacGTTCTGCTGCAACACGGCGCCAAGCCCAACGCTATAACTGTG aatGGTAACACTGCTCTGGGTATTGCTCGGAGGCTGGGCTACATCTCTGTAGTGGACACGCTGAGGGTCGTCACAGAGGagatcatcaccaccaccacg ACggtgacagagaaacacaagctGAACGTGCCAGAGACCATGACTGAAGTGCTGGATGTCTCGGATGAGGAGG CTTTGAAAtccattgatgatgatgatatgtCAGACGACCTCATGGATATTGGAG GTGACGACACAATGACAGGCGATGGAGGGGAGTATCTGAGGGCCGAGGACCTCAGGGAGCTTGGAGACGACTCCCTCCCCGGGCAGTACCTGGATGGAATGAACTACCTCCGCTTCAGCCTGGAGGGAGGACGCACTGACAG ttCAGACAGGTCCTTCACCCCCACCCACCAAAGCTACTACTCCCCTAAACATGAAGGCATGATGGAGGAGATGCTCACCAGCCACCAG GTTTCATCACTTGCCAGGGAGAATGACAGGGATTCATACAGACTGAGCTGGGGGACAGAGAACCTGGACAACGTGGCTTTATCCTCCAGCCCCATTCATTCTGG CCGTTCCTCTCCGTGCCATGATCATGGAGACCACAGCAG CTTCCTGGTCAGCTTCATGGTGGATGCCAGGGGTGGAGCCATGCGTGGTTGCCGACACAATGGCCTGCGCATCATCATCCCGCCCAGGAAGTGCAGCGCGCCCACGCGGGTGACGTGTCGGCTGGTGAAGAGGCACCGTTTGGCTACCATGCCCCCGATGGTTGAGGGTGAAGGCCTGGCCAGCAGGCTCATCGAGGTGGGGCCCTCGGGAGCCCAATTCCTCGG TAAACTTCACCTCCCCACTGCCCCTCCACCTCTTAATGAGGGGGAGAGTTTGGTTAGCAGAATCCTCCAACTCGGTCCACCGGGGACAAAATTCCTCGG TCCTGTGATCGTGGAGATCCCCCACTTTGCTGCCCTGcgggggaaagagagggagctgGTGATACTGAGGAGTGAGACAGGAGAAAGCTGGAAGGAGCATCACTGTGAACACACCCAGGAAGAACTCAACCAGATCCTCAATGGCATGGATGAGG AGTTGGACACAccggaggagctggagaggaagcGCCTTTGCCGTATCATCAGCAGAGATTTCCCACAATACTTTGCTGTGGTGTCACGCATCAAGCAGGACAGCAATCTGATTGGTCCTGAGGGAGGTATCCTGAGCAGCACAGTTGTGCCCCAAGTGCAGGCAGTTTTTCCTGAAGGGGCCCTCACCAAGAGGATCAGGGTCGGACTGCAG GCCCAGCCAGTGAATATAGATGTAGTGAGGAAGAACCTGGGGAACAAGGCAACCTTCAGCCCTATTGTCACCCTGGAGCCCCGCAGGAGAAAGTTCCATAAACCCATCACCATGACCATCCCTGTTCCCAAGAGCAACTCCGACCCAGTCCTGAACGGTTTTGGGGGAGACACACCCACCTTACGCCTGCTCTGCAGTATCACTG GTGGAACGACGCCAGCCCAATGGGAGGATATAACAGGAACCACCCCATTAACATTTATCAATGACTGTGTCTCCTTCACCACCAATGTGTCTGCTAG GTTCTGGCTCATAGACTGTCGGCAACTCCAGGAGTCTGTCAACTTCTCCACTCAGGTGTACCGAGAGATCATCTGTGTCCCTTACATGGCCAAGTTCGTCATCTTTGCCAAGACCCACGACCCCATCGAGGCCCGCCTGCGCTGCTTCTGCATGACAGACGACAAGATCGATAAAAccctggagcagcaggagaactTCACTGAGGTGGCCCGTAGCCGAGACGTAGAG GTGCTGGAAGGAAAACCGATCTATGCAGACTGTTTTGGAAACCTTGTTCCCCTCACCAAAAGTGGCCAACATCACCTCTTCAGCTTCTTTGCCTTTAAGGAGAATCGACTAGCACTCTTCATCAAA ATAAGAGACAACACTCAGGAGCCGTGTGGCCGCTTGTCCTTTATGAAAGAACCAAGGAACTACAGGTCACTCACCCAGAATGCTATATGCAACCTCAACATCACCCTCCCATCGTACTGTAAG GAATCCGATTCAGACCAAGAGCAAGAGGATGAG ACCAGCAGAACGCAGGAGAAAT ATGAAGAGCGGGAGACATCAGTCCTGAAATCAGAGTTGATTCGAGAGCCAGACCTTCTATCCGACGTGTCAGAGATGAAACAAGATTTGATCAAAATGACTGCCATCTTGACTGCAGACTCAACAGAGAAATCCCCTTCCTTAGGGGGGTGTGGTCTAGAGAAAGGAACTGAGGACATTTCTGGAGAACCGTTAGAAATAATGGAAAAGGACTTAGAAAAAGTCAAAGAGGACCTAGAGAAAGTCAGTGAGATACTAAGGAGTGGAACATATGAGGGCGAGGTGGCAGAGGAGGCAACAAAAGCAGCTAGAATGTCAGAGGAGTGGGTTCTTCTCTCAGACAGTGAGATAGAAGAGGCCAAAAAGATGGCGGCAATAGAAATTCAAGAGCCTGTTTTACGGGAAAGTAGATCTAACAGAGGGGCTCCCAGACCTAAAGCCATAAAGGACAGCGGTGATCTTAAAGAATACCTCTTGGATGCACCAGTAAACTCCAAAGTAAAAGCTAAGAAAGAGCCAGCCATACAAGAAACATTCACTGATGTTGTACTGCAGAAAGTTGCGAAAACAACCACTCCAACCAAAGTGCAAGTAAAAaccactgctgctgatgttAAAAAGCCAATCAGAAGAAAGGGGAAAGACCAGGGCCAGGCAGAGGAATCAACAGAGGCAGGTGGTCTTCTAAGTGTGTCAACAATCCCTGCTCCAGTATCGCCTGTATCCCCAGTGGTTGAAGAAACTCCGATAGGGTCAATAAAGGACAAAGTCAAAGCTTTACAGCAGAAAGTTGAGGCAGAGCAAAAGAGCAAAAAGGTCACTGGAAGCAAGCCTTCACAATTGCCTGTTATGGGCAAGTCCTCTCCTAAAGCCAAAGAAAGCCCTAAATTGGATCCCCCTAAATCCCCTaaatctgaaactgaaaaacttGAGGAGACAATGTCAGTTAAAGAACTGATGCAAGCATTCCAAACAGGGCAGGACCCCTCAAAGAGAAAAACTGGGCTGTTTGAGCTCAAAACATCCACAGCATCAAGATCGGAGAAAACCACAAAATCAGAAACCATCCAATCAAAATCCACGACCAAAGCAATAACATCACGTGTTTCTCAAGAGAGAGAAGTATCTTTGGATTCAAAACCCCGCAAGAAGGAGACAACTAAGCAAGACAAGTCAGTTGATCCTGCCCATTCAGAGCTGACTGAAACTGTAGACTTTGGAAATTGTGGCCTTGATGACAGCTCGGACAGCTCAAAACATGAGGGGGTGGCAGATTCACTAAGTGCTAGTTCTGGAGATGGAACTCATCTAAGCTCTGAGGACAGCTATAAACATGAGGGTTTAGCCACACCAGGCACAAGCCCTGAAAGTCTGTGTCCTTCTCCCAAATCTGGACAGCACGCAACTCCATCACCAGTTACCACAACAGTCAAAACACTAAGTAAAGACACAGAGAAGTCTGGAGACTCTGGTTTAGGGGCCACTGGTGAACAACTATCAACAGAATTGTCCCTCCCTGTTTCTTCCAGCGAAGCTCCAGATGACCACACTACAAGTGAGTCCACATCTGTTAGGAGGAGTGAGTCTAAGCCATCTAAACCCCAAAAGCTTACAAAAAGAATTTCAGAGACAGTAGAAACTTTTCTTAGCGATGACGAGAGCCCTGATCATCGGTTAGAATTGGCTTTAATTGGTTCTCCAGCCTCTAGATCCTTGTCTCAGCGGCAAGAAAGCTTAGAGCTGCCTTTAATACAAGACTCAGATGCGCTCAGCCCATTAGCTGATGATTCTTTGACAATAAGCCACAGAGACTCTCTAGAGGGTAGTCCTCTTATGGAAGAAAATTCCTCGCATAAGTCCCCAGACTCCATTGAACCTAGCCCAACCAAGGAATCACCTCCTCATGACTCCTTGGAGAGCAGTCCGGTAGAGCAAAAAAGCCACCCTATCTTCCCATCAACACTAGGTCCACCTAGTAAATCCTCTAGCCACCCAGAGCCCAGCAAAACCACAGAATCCCCGCATGATGCATTGCGTGGTAGGCTGCTTCGAGACCATGAGACTAGTGCTGATGATGACAGTTGTGAGCAGACATCTCAGATGACAAGTTCCGGTAAGAGTCCCCTCTCCCCCGACACTCCTAGTTCTGAAGAGGTAAGTTATGAGGTTAACTCTAAACCCCCTGACCATACATTCCTCTCGGTTCCATCCAACCCGGCTGTCAttccagaagaagaagaggatacATCAGACAGCTatgaaactaaaagaaaaatcactccagaggaggaaatgtttaagATGGcagccaaaataaaaacatttgatgaaaTGGAACAAGACGCGAAGAGCAAAAACAAGTCTAGGAaagatttgttttcctcagCAGATGCCAAAATAGGCGATGACAGCTATGAAACGTTAGAGCCCACAAGTGAGAAGCTTTCGCAAAGTGAATGTTGGCTCGATAAACCCCCAGAAGATTCAAAGTTAGCTCTTTTTGTTGATCCCCATATTAAAGTAAAACCTCCCTCTCCTTTTTCAGCAGGTTTGCATGATGGATCCCACAGCAAAGAGGTcaagaacacaacaacaaccagtgtCACTTCAGAGGGGCCTCACTCTGTCTCAGACCAacatcattcaaacacaaagacacaaacaaacgaACAAAGACTCTCCCCATCTGTAAAATGTGATGCAGACAAAAAGGCTGCTGGAActtcaaacactgaaaacaggACTGATGAACAAAAGGAAGAGTGCTTAAGGAAGTCAACAGAATGCAAAGGAGACAACAAAAATGGTCAAGAGTTAGGTGCTAGCAGGCAACTGACTGGTACACAGAAACCAGGTAACAATATAACAGATGAAGTCAAAGGAGATCACAGGGAGCATACAACAGCACCAGAAGCTGGACTTGGTCCAACTGTTGCTGCAGGTCAAACAAAGGAACTGTTCAAACCAGAGGTCTGCATCTACGATGACacggaggaagaggatgaggcaTTGGAACCTCCCAGAACTGAGTCAAAAGGTGTTACTGCAAAGGCAGACACTGACTCGTGGTCTGCCATGCGGGAGGATGATGCCACTTTTGCAGCTCGTGTcaaagaggaggaacagaagaTACTGAATTTAGTGGTGGACCGTCAGTCTCTTCAAGCAACTCCAGACACAACACCTGGTAGAACACCAACAGAAGAGAGCACTCCTACCAGTGAGCCCAATCCTTTTCTGTTCCAAGAAGGGAAGCTCTTTGAGATGACCCGAAGTGGTGCTATTGACATGACTAAGAGAAGCTATGAGGAAGAGGGGGGTGGCTTTGCCTTTTTCCAGTTAGGTGAACCACCTCTAGAGGAGCCTCTCTTAGAAGAGGCCAGGCAAGAAGGTAATAGATCAGCAGCAGAACCTGAAGTTGGCCTCAATCTTATACTAGAGGTTAAGACTGAGGAAGATGAAAAATCTAAAGAATCATCTGATTCTCAGCTTCAGTCCCCACCACAAGGTGATCAGACAGGCTCAAAGGCTGATGCCTCCAAATCTAAAATCCCTAAAATGGGAATTTCAGCTTCAGCAAAACCTACAAAGAAAGACCAGACATCCCCTGAAGGTCTAGAtattaaaacagacaaaaatattaATGAAGGATCCTTAGATGTAGACTCAAGTTTCTCTGACCAAATGATAACAAATGTACAAACAGCAGAAACTACAGTTACAAGATCTGTTTACTCTGAGCAAGGCCAAGAGTCGTCTGACTCCTCTCCAGAGGAGCCACAGTCAGTGATAGAAGCCCCCAAACCAACAGGCAAGTCTAAACAAAGTGCTTCCAGTAGTGTTAAAAAGACTCCAGGCAAAACACAAGCTAAGTCTGCTCCTCAAGGTAGGGGTAATACATCTAATACAACTTCCTCTTCAACCTCTCTTAAAAAAGAGGCCTCCTTCacatctgaatctaaatctaaaattCCCATTAAAGCGAGCACCATCAAGCCTGATTCTACTGTCAAACGTGTCGAATCTACCCAAGACAAAAAGCTTAAAGTCCCAGTAAAAAAGGATACAAGGAGAAAATCTGAGACAGACGCTGGTCCCTCTGTGGATGTCAAAACCAAGACAACATCTTCCAAAGCCAAGAGCTTTTGTGAAGGGGAGTCTACCACTACTAAAAAACCTAAAGGCTTCCAATCCAGATTGCCAGTCCGGGGCAAAAGTGGTCAGTCATCTCATTCACCAGCACCCACTAAAGAGAAAAGTACGCCACGCAAAAAGTCCATTGAGTTCTTTGAGGAGATAAGCGATGAGGCAGCGAAACTCGTGGCAAGGTTGGcacaggcagagaaagagaaagaacaagaggCTGCAGCCGCCAACTCGGATGATGAGAGCAGTCTCATTGATCCATCAATCATAGAAAAAGAAACCTTCTCTGAGATGCAGTTCCCTCCTTCAGGAGACGTCTTTCCTATTAGACCACTGTGGGACGACCCTGTGGAGACACAGATGCAGCGAATTCCAGATGATAAAGTCCAAAGTCAAG TAGACCCACATgatgaagcagagagaaaagagcaacGGTTGGCCATTATAGCTGACCACTTAGGCTTCAGCTGGACGG AGTTGGCAAGAGAAGTGGAGTTCAGTGAGGAGAGGATCAACCTGATAAGGATTGAAAACCCCAACTCACTGCAAGACCAAAGCCATGCCCTTTTGAAACTctgggcagagagggagggaaagcaTGCTACAG aggCAACGCTGATCAAGAGACTGACAAAGATCAACCGAATGGACATTGTTCACCTTATTGAAACCAAGATTATCAAGTCCACTCAGGAGGAGACATCATCACACACCTATGCAGAAATTGAGCGGACAATAGCACTGGATCATAGTGAAG GTTTCTCTGCACTTCATGAAGACATTGACAGCCCTCGGCCAGGCAGGCGCACAGAGACAACAAGTAGGAGCCCAGGCTCAGGACAAGAGGTACCCATGGTGTCAGCAGAGGACCTGTCCCCCAGTTTTTCATCACTTCATGAGACAGACTCCACAGCAACAGGCCTTAGAAATACCCAGAAGGAGAAATtacaaaaagaaatggaaataaaata CTCATCACAAAGAATATATGAGGAAATGAAGGACTCAGTACACACAGGCGGTTTTAAACAA